Below is a window of Terriglobia bacterium DNA.
ACTCCCGCGCCGGGAAGATCGGAATCGGCCGTGCAGAAGTGGAATCTCGATGTCCCGCGCGAAAAACTTGGCGAACTCACGCAACCGAGTACGCCGCTGCCCGTGCCGAAATTCAGCTACTTACACCACGGGCTGCTAGCCTTGCCTGGGCGTTTTGGTTTGGCCGGCCGCGCTTTTCGTTTCAATCTCACTGCGGATATGGATAGCCTCTCGCCAGAGCCTTCCGAAGGTCGGCATCGTACCCGTAGATATCGCGATAGAAGTGAACATGCCCGTGTCGCCACGTCGAAACCGTTGTGTAAAAAATCAGCACCAGCAGCGGCTTGGAAAGGTCTACTCGCAGGTCGTCTTGGCCATGGTGCATCGCCTGCTGCACTTGTTGTAAAGTCCAGCCGGGTTGATCCCTCAACATCCACGCCGCCAGCTCGGCAGGGTTTTCGACGTGAATGCACCCATGGCTGACGATCCGTTGCGGAACGATGAATTCAATTTCCCGCAACGGAGTGTCATGAAGATATACGTTGTAACGGTTCGGAAATATGAATTTCACCAGCCCCATGGGATTGTCGGAGCCCGGGCGCTGCCGGATGTGAAGTTTGCCCGCACGAAGCTGCTCTAATAATGGTTGCGTCAACTTAGCATCAGCGACCACCTGCCCGGTCGGTGATACGGCCTCGTAATGAAATGCGGACAGGTCAGGCGTCGCGGTGATGATCGGCATCAGCTCGTCCCTCTGAATGTCGGGTGGCACATCCCAGTAGGGGCGGAAAACCACATATTCGACGCTGTCGTCCATTACGGGCGTTCGCGTATTGTCAAAATCCTCGCCCACGTCCACTCTCATGCTGAGAGCAATCTTCCCTTGTTCGTCCAATGCATAGAGATGAAATCCCGGGATGTTCACCACGATTGACTCTTGCCGTTGGTGGTAACGGAACCAACGGTATCGTTCCATGGCAAGCCGTATCTGGTCCACCCGGTCTGTCAGAGGAACATTCAACTGCTCCATGGTTTTGTCGTCCAGGTATCCCGTCGCGGGGAGCCCATGGCGTTCCTGAAAGCGCCCGACCGCCTGCAATAGAGTTGGATCGAACATCCGCGAATTCGCGGCAGCAGCGGCGTAGCTTGCAGGTAGATCGTCGAGGAGACGAAGCAGCCGGGTCAGCCGGGCAAAGCCAGGGTACGGTGGCCCGGGATATCCGGGTTCCGTGGGCATGGGCAGCTTCTGCCCATCGTCCTCCTTGGCAAGCCGCAGGTACATTCCAAGAACCTCCCGCAATTTGCGGTAGCCAACAAAGGGCGGCTCGATGCCCGCCAGTTCGGACTTCAACTCCTTTCCGTTAGCAAGACGCTGCTGGACGAACTTGGGAAGATCCAGTTCCTGCGGGCCTGCGTCGAGCGCAAACTTGAAATACCGCGGATTGATTCTCCCCACCCGAATAGCCGAGACGTAGCGCATGGCGCAAACCGTCAGCGCTACATCGAAACGCACTTCCTCGGACACGGAGTGCTGGCCCCGCAAGTGGGCCAACCGTTCAGCCCAGCGAGAAGAGTCGTAGTCCTCGGCACGGAGACCCTCGCTGTCTGCTTCCTGCAGAATTGCGATCATCTGCAACGCCTGCGAACTGGCGCGCCCCGCCCGCAGCCAGGCTGGCGCGTACTCCAAGCGCGAAT
It encodes the following:
- a CDS encoding L,D-transpeptidase family protein encodes the protein MAHTDRLSQVRVGKLCGIPSMPKYRMRTLSASMFGRDVKWRTAFVVIFILTAALGISAQERGWSKRGAGNASANERVEAPELTVRTLVRAGRIDNLRWPDFSDFRNDVEKFYSRLEYAPAWLRAGRASSQALQMIAILQEADSEGLRAEDYDSSRWAERLAHLRGQHSVSEEVRFDVALTVCAMRYVSAIRVGRINPRYFKFALDAGPQELDLPKFVQQRLANGKELKSELAGIEPPFVGYRKLREVLGMYLRLAKEDDGQKLPMPTEPGYPGPPYPGFARLTRLLRLLDDLPASYAAAAANSRMFDPTLLQAVGRFQERHGLPATGYLDDKTMEQLNVPLTDRVDQIRLAMERYRWFRYHQRQESIVVNIPGFHLYALDEQGKIALSMRVDVGEDFDNTRTPVMDDSVEYVVFRPYWDVPPDIQRDELMPIITATPDLSAFHYEAVSPTGQVVADAKLTQPLLEQLRAGKLHIRQRPGSDNPMGLVKFIFPNRYNVYLHDTPLREIEFIVPQRIVSHGCIHVENPAELAAWMLRDQPGWTLQQVQQAMHHGQDDLRVDLSKPLLVLIFYTTVSTWRHGHVHFYRDIYGYDADLRKALARGYPYPQ